Part of the Molothrus ater isolate BHLD 08-10-18 breed brown headed cowbird chromosome 9, BPBGC_Mater_1.1, whole genome shotgun sequence genome is shown below.
AAGCTTCACAGCaaggcagctgccaggagctggccGATAGCTTTTAGGGTCAGATCAGACAAGGACCCCTTTTAGGAgggggtgctggcagggcaccccagcctggggacacaaTGCCACCTCAATGCCACCCCTCTGagcagcggggctgggccgggTCCCACACCCGACCTGGGTGGGAGCAGGAAGCTCCAGcgccctccagccctgggcaccgTGGCTGGCGAGCCGGCACAGCCACAGCGGCCCCGGAGCGGCGGCGCTCGCACGGAGCCGTCCCGGTGTGACCCCTCCGCATCCTCTGCGCGGCAGCCGCCGCCCCGGCGTGGCCCTTGGTAGGTAATGCAAGGGGATCTGCCGGCCTGGACACGCGTGGGGAGCAAGGACATGGGAtctgggctgggggggacatCACGGGAGGAAGCCCAGCCCGGTGCAAAGGAGGGATGCTGACATCGGGCCCCTCGTTGGTTATCAGcgcacagctgggacagcaccGCGATTAACATCACATTATCATCCCTGTGAGGCACAGGGGCAGATCCTCCCCTGAGGGACACGCACAGGGCgaggcactgctggcacacacTGGCACTGCCCCTTCTCACCCCTGCATTTACACCCCGGGCCCCACTGGCAGAGGTCGCAGCACCAGATGGGGCAGCTCTTGCTCTTGGCACTCCGGCCGTGGTTTTGCACATAACCACAGGAATGAGGAGCGTTCCCCCGGAAgcgggagctgcagccacagagaaatCGGTGTGGTCCCACTGCCTGGTCCCTCCCAGGGTGGGGGAACTGGGAtttccccagctctccagccaaAATGCTTTGATTCCTTTCGAAGCTgagaactgaaatatttcaagacATCAAAAACTTTTGGCTGATGCAGATATTTATTTCTCCACATCAGGAGGTGGGAAGTGATGAATTCAGCACAAATCTGCAACATTCAGTAACTTCCATCTGCAAGCCCAAAGTCGGGTTCATTGCTGGCACATTGCAGTGTGTCCATCCATCCTGGCTGCCCAGGTGTCTGGGTGCTGGACAGACAGCTGGGCAGATGCTGCCAGCCCAAAACAGACATGGGAAAGCCCTTTGCAAGGGACTCACCTGGCTGGGGATATCCCAAAATCCTGTCAGTCACAGACCTGGCTGGTCTCCATGGCTGGTGATGCCTGGGGCTTCTCACCCAGTGCTTTACcagaagggaaactgaggccaCTTCCCTGCTCTCAGTGTCCCAGGGAAGCTGCTTGGAGGAGCtttgctgcccctgccctggtgaGAGGCATCCCCATGCTCCAGGGAGGGGGATGCTGAGGATCCAACTGGCCTGTGGGagaggatggggacagcagggagatGGTGTGGCcttgctgggcagcagggacatgggaaTGTCACTGGACTCGTCCTTCTGTGGTCAGGTCAGGACTTCCCAGAGAACCAGAaaatccagccctggctccctaATGGGGCTCAGgtgggggatgctggggagcagctgaacCCCAGGCTGTGGCACCAGGCACTGGAGGAGGTGAGGGGAGCAGTCCATAGCTTGTCCTCATTTTCCCCCTGTGGCTGGCAATGATTGGGAAGGAGAGCAAATATTCACATATttgccaaaattatttttggggtggggtttgtGTGCAGCAAACAGGGccagcctgggatggggcaactTTTGGGAGAGGGGCAATATGAGAGGGGGTTTAGGAGCAGCTGTCCCCCTTTGGGAGAGGAATGAAGGCTTGGCCCCGACTCTGAGCAGcttcctggcagctgctgcaggaaagggcTGAGGCTATAGGCAGTGAGGGGGCGAGggccacagcccccagctgcagcaggggttGTGCTCATACCCAGGGTGCCTGGGAGGGTTAGAGGCTTCCCCCAAATACCACTGTGATTTGGCTGGAGCCAATGGGGCTGACTTCATCCTGCTGAAATGTATCAttacagccaggcagggaatgtgctgtggggtttggggggagcTGGGTGTGGGGTGGAGTGtgctgagcacacagagcctggTTTCCTGCAGGATGAGGTCTCCCCTGCCTCCTGCATCACTTTGTGGTTTGATGACAAGTTGAAGGGACACGCTGTGGGTTCTGGTGAGGGgaccagcaccagctcctgccccaaagGAGCCCTTGGACAGTCAGGGACCACTGCTAGGGCCAGGCCTGGGGAGGCAGCATCCccctctgggctgtgtgcctcTTGCAGTCCTCCTCTGTGGGAAACCAGCCCTTTTTCAAAGCTTCTTTCCAAACAAAATCACTTTTGGCAGCCCTTAGGCAATGGCAGGTCTCTGCTGACTGCTCCAGTGCTGGCATCTGTCATGGCTGTCACTGTCCTCTCCCGCCGTCACCCTGTTGTGTCCCTGCCAGCAAAAAtcctcctggctgtgcagcaTCGGGGACGGCCAGTGCAGCCTTGGGTTCTCCTTtgcaaagcagctcctggggccGTCCCCCAGCGCCCTCCTTTGCCAGCCTCTCTTTTGGCCCAGGACATTTGGGGATTGCAGAGACCCCTGCGGTGCtgaggaggggagcagcagcaggtcaCGCACAGAATCGCCCTGCGGGGATGGGTGCCCTGGCCGTGGCTGGAGAGGGAGGCCGTGACCCGGGGTGTGACCCTGTGAGTGCTGGGGTGCCACAGCCGGGGATCCCCGAGCGCGGAGGAGGGCGGCGCGCTGGTCCCGCACGGCTGCGGGTGACAGACGGGGCTCGAACACCGCCGGGGCAGCGTCCCCACGGCAGGAGGGACCCTACGGGAAGGGCCGGGAGCCGGGAGTGTCCCAGGGAGGCggcagagggcagcagggctccGGTGCGGGCTGCCCGGGGGTggccccggcggggcggggggctcgggcggcgggggcggccccggccgcgCCCCGTTAAAAGGCGGCACCGGCGGGGCGGAGGAGGCACAGCGGGCTGGGCAGGACGGGGCTGCACGCTGGGATCTGCTCTCCCTTCAGGTAAGTTGTGTCTGTCCCTCCCCGCCCgtggggacacctggagggGCGCTGGGCTCTGGGCACGGCGGCggctgtgctgggtgggggCTCCCCCGGTAacctctctgctctccccaggtgCAAAGATGGGGTGCTTCACCTTTATCAAGGTCATGATGATCCTCTTCAACCTGGCCATCTTCGTAAGTGCGCCCCGGGGGCTGGGGTCCGCGGGAGGGGGTCCCGGGGAGCCCCCGGAGCCGGGtgtggggtgggtttgggtcTGGCCGCGCTCCCCTGCCCCTCCGGGCTCCTTTCTGTGGGCCATGGGGTGGAGAGTGTGGGCAGGTGGGTGCAGGTGGGACTCGCCGAGCCCAGCGGGCTGTGCCGTGCTCTGGGGACAGTGGCTGTTGCATCAGCTGCCCCTGTCCCTCGCTGTGCTGAAGCTTGGCAAGGTGGTGATGGCCCGGAACAGTGGGTTCGCTGCCTCCCTGCCTGAGGGTCCTGCCTCTGTAGGGGAGCAGCCCCCGTGTGTGACTGTGGCTTTGGGGCTCCTGGATGTCGGGAATTCAGAGCAcatgcaggctctgctgccacccGGGGCAAAGGGAGcggagctggcaggagctgccctggccctgcaggagccaccTGGAAGAGGCTGTGGTAGGACACAGCCTTGGGAAGGAGGGGGTGCAGAGCCTCCTGGCTTGCTCTGCTGAAACACTCCCTCTGTAAAGCCCCTGCCAGGATTTGAGTGTGGTGGGGACGGTcgagggggcagaggggagggcTGGCACAGACTGCCGGCAGCCCAGAGTTGACCTTGCCCAGGACTGTCtggggccaggggctgctcagcttctcctctgcGTGGGCAGGCAGCCGCCCTGCATGGAGGAGCTCGTGGCAGTGTGATGGTGGCCAGAGCCTGCACTGGCCCTGTGGGATcatggtggcactgctggcttggctgctccactgctggcactgaaacccctcagctgtggcactgcccagggggtGTGGGGTGTGTTTCAGAGTACTGAGCTgtctggcagtgccctgggctgcctgcagtgccacaaAGTCTTGCTTTGGTGTGGGGAAAAACTGCCAAGGGGAGAAACACCTGTGCCAAGGCCTTGCCCGAGTATCAAATCTCGTGCCTACCTGGAAGCTGACGTTGCctttctcctcccagctcagtgGTGGGACCCTCCTGGGAGTTGGCATCTGGGTCAAAGTGGATGGAGAGtcattcctgaaaatatttgggACGCTGTCCTCCAGCATCCTGCAAGTTGTGAATGTGGCCTATCTCCTCATTGTCATTGGTGCCATCCTGCTGGTGATCGGCTTCCTCGGGTGCTACGGTGCCCAGAAGGAGAGCAAATGTCTCCTGATGATGGTATGGACCTGGCTGACCTCCTTATCAAGCCTCAATTGAGCTACATCTGTGGTGGGAGAGGCCTGGTGGGCAGATTTCTCTGTGGATATTTCCATGTGGTGGCAGTCTAGGTGGGCCTTGGAAAGGCAGTGCTGGACTCAGTCTGCCCCAGAAAGGGTGAGAGGAGGGAGGGGTCATGCTGAGCTGAGGTCTCTCTCTTGGAGAGTCCAGAGAGCCCAGCCCCAAGCAGGTGGAGGGCTGGAGGACCCCAAGGTTGTGCTGCTCttgcccaggagcagggctgaaggCAGTgaggcaggagggctggagccctgggGAGGCAGATGAGTTCCAGGGCCCCTGAGGATTCTGGCTGTGGTTTGACCTCCCTTCCCTTGCTATGTCCTAGttcttctcagtggtgctgaTCATCTTCATTGCTGAAGTTGCTGCTGCCGTGGTGGCTCTGGTCTTCACAGGTCTTGTGAGTGCAATCCCTGAGtcttgggctgggctggtgtggGACGTGTCCTACCCCTTGGGAAAACAGGAGCCATGGGCTGCCCATGGGTGTGGCTGCTCAGAGtggtcagtgctgcaggaggaagggatgTTGGGATGTTGgtcactgctggcaccaggTAGGTGGGCAGGCTGGAGTGGCCTGAGGGTGGTGGGAGCAGGGTTTCCTGTTATATCATAACCCTCATATTTTTAGGACAAGTCTTGCCCACTTCTTTCTGTCAAGCCCCTCAGTCCTGAACCAGCTTAGGCTTGACACCTCCCCACCTCTGAGGGTAGGAGCCACTGGAGGAGGAAGTTCCTATTGCCTCATGCTGAGCAAACTAACCCTATTATTAGCACCTGAGAAACCACCTGGAGAGAAAGGTGACTGCCTCATTAGGCACTGGAGAAGTCAGCCACAGGGCAAACTCATTCCTGGCTCCCTCACTTAACGCTGCTTATCAGATGACTCAGGGCATAAGTGACCTTGTGCCATAAAGCACTCTTTGGTGGGGAAGAGAAAAACTCTCTGTGGGTCAAATGGCCATGGTGTGactgctggccatgctgggtCTTTTTGGTCTCCTCTCCATAGGCTGAGACCAGTATGGGGGTGCTCAGCTCTGTGGTGCTCCCCAGGACCTTCTCTGATTGtgttttcctgccctttctTCCAGGCAGAGACGTTACTGACAGGGCTGGTGACCCCGCTGCTGAAGGAGAAGTATGGGGTGGATGAGACATTCACACAGATCTGGAATGTCACCATGTCAGAGGTGTGCTGAGCGCTGTGGGTCAGGATCCTCCCAACATGGGCTTAGGTGCATGTCTGGGTGGGACAGTGAGAGGGAAGTGGGGACACATCACAGTCCTGGATGTGCTGAGCTGTCACCACCTCCTCAATTCCCCAGGTTCCTGGGAACTGCCTGCTTGGGACCTGGTGGGGTGAGAGCTGTGTGTGATGGTGTGTGGGGCAAAACCCTGGTCCCAAGGTGACTACTGAGCAGCCCACTGAGGCAGGGTTGAGCTGGGTGACCCCCTCCATGAGCCAGTGGGGTCCAGATGGTGTCAGAGCATGGAGGGAGATCTGAAGGATGCTCCTCCCatcccttcctctctctccctcttaGGTTCACTGCTGTGGCCTGAATAACTACACAGACTTCAACAACTCCTACTTTTATGATACACACCATGGCTACCCCGGGCAGTGCTGTGACACGCAGGAACCCTGCAACAGCACAGTGGCTGCAAAAATGGCTGTCCAGGTAAgggtgtgctgctggcagagcctggcttgGGGTGTGCCTGGGCATGGGGAGGGAGACCTGTCCTGtagctccagccccagctctgcacacagtgGTCCCATGGGCTTTAAGTTCTGAGGGGAGGCTGTGGTGGCCTTGGCTTTTCCCTGGTAGAAACAAGTAAAGCTGTTATGTTTTTCTGGTCCTGAAGGGAATAGGGTGGCATGCTTGATGCTGGGCTTGAACCCAGGCACCACTCTGCCTTTTTAGGTGattttcctgcttcttcccttcctttccttgctcCCCACCCAATATTTGGTCTGACAAGTGGCTGAGTTGCCCCTGAAGCCTCAGACCTTCCCCATGGCTGTGTGTTCTGGCTTGGAGAAGCAGTACCTCCCTTcctgggggatgctgtgccctggcagtcGGGGTATCGCCACCTCTTGCCATCCTCACCTGTGTGGTTGCCTCGTGCAGGGCTGTTTCAAACAGATCCTGGAAGAAATCAGGACCAACGCAGGGGTGGCGGGCGGCGTGGCAGCCGGCATTGCTGCCTTGGAGGTGAgtgcctgagccctgctctgtgcctctccttgtgcctggagctggggctgggccagcctgGGGGCCccagggggctggggcagctccatggaccacctgcagctccagatACTGAGCCTTcttccctgggcacctccagccctcccactggtgccctgggcacagagggctGTGACCCAaagccctgctgggaaggggagggaggctGCACATTTAGGGGGGCTGATTTGCACCTTGCCACCCCCAGATTGCAGCCATGGCCGTTTCCATGTACCTGTACTGTCGGCTGGATGAGAAGTGACCCCCTGAGGCAGGAGGATGACCTGCCACCCCCCATGCTGGGGTGCACCTGTGACGTGCCATGCTCTCAGGGGgaccccatccctccccaggtCTGATGCTCTCCTGTGCACTGTGATTTGTAGCTGTATTTTGATCTACTGAGCTGGGATCTGTAGAGTTTGTGTATATTTTTGTACTGATATGGCATACAGAGCCTGTACATAGagatttggggtgttttttgaTTGGGGGGGTGGGTGTTGGGAGAAGCTGCTTGGTCTGTTTGGCTGATGCCAGCAGGAGAtaaagcagcacaggggctTTTCAGGGCTGCTGATCTGGCAGTGGCAcagtgatgccttgagaagccctggcagctgggtgCTGTACTGCTCtcacactgtccctgctgtgtccccctgcATCCCTTTGAGGGGGTAACTACACCCTCACTGGGGATGTATCTACTCCTGCACCcatcctctgccagccctggccttGCTGCCATGTGTCCCCTGAAGGAggtgctggctgctctctgcccttccctggctctgcaggggctgaggctgccctgTACCCTGTGCCATTTTGTGCCTgagcccctctccctgctgtaaagaaatgcaaataaatttttcatcttggaaacaaattattttctggagTTGATCTTGGTGCTGCCTTTAATAAATACCCTCTGCTGGGTTGGGGGTGCAGGGGTGAGGGCTGCCTCACCTCCCTCCCCATTCCCTTCCATGTccttgcaggcagcacagccctgcccacagcctccctgccctccttgcCTGTGGCTCCCCACCTGCTCAGGTGCTTGGaaacagagcagccctgtgtttgcacagcagACAGGGTGCTGGGAGGACACCACCCTTACTGCCCCTGCCCTCTGCAACAGCTACTGCTTGCTCACAGCAAGGGACTGAGCAGCAGCTTGGCTtgaaaggcagggctggctgggggtTCCTGTGTCCTCATCAGTTGCAGGAACCCGGAATGGGGTGgtggagagctgggggtggcaggaTCCATCCCTCTGAACATCTCCACCCCAGTGCTGTCCTGCACTGCCTGTGTCTGATGCACCTGCCCTCCCTCTGTCTGTGGGAGGTGGGTGGGCTTGGAGGGTTTCCAGATACTGCTACTCcctctctgcctcagtttctccacTGCAAAAGCACAGCTGGGGTGGTGCTCCCaagggctccttcaccctgttTTGGCCAGGGCTGTGAGGCAGGGAGGTGAAGGGGTGGTGGCAGGAGGCCAGTGTGCAcacagcctccccagccctgcctcgctctgtgcctgctgtggcACCCCCTTATCAGCTCCTGCCCGGTACAAGGCTGCACCGAGCGCTGCTGTGGTCTGGCATCTCCCTGGTGCCATCCAGTTCCTGTCAcgggggcaggagcaggcagggacagggggacaggcaTGGGCACCCACTCCCAACACTAGGTCATTTAGCCCTGAGGAGAGGGCATCTGGccctgccccatggcagggtgtgggggaagctgtgagaaaacAGCCTTGTCTTTCCTGGCCAGGTGAATAAATAGGTCCCATAATAGTTCTACCATAAACTGGTGCCACCTCATGGGTGGCGTCAGGGCTTTTATGCCTCTTATCCCTCTTCAAGGATacaggagctgccaggaagCCCTTCCTGGAGGTGGTGTGGTGCCCAGGAACCAgttggcacagagctgggcacaccCGGCCgtgtcctgctctgcccctgttTTTGGGATGCCTCGCAGAGCTGGCTCCTGGCACACACGCTCTCACCATCGGCCCCGTGGGGCGGAGCAGGCTCAGGGGTGAAACTGCTGGCTTCCACCTTTGCAACTCCTCCTAGCCAGGGCTTTCCATGGGTCAGAACAGGCTGTTTCTGTGGCACTGAGTTTTGTAAATAGCCCTGCAACCACTGGCTTGGTCCCTCCCCTCCACCTGCTGGGAAAACTTGCAGGACCAGTTTCTCCTCGCGGATGCGGATGCAATTCCTCCCAATTGCCCTTTGCGGTTCttggctgccctggcagccaaaATCAGAGCAGTGGGGGGTAAACTGGACTGGCacagcctccctgtgctcccactgTGCCCCTGCCCTCCACTTCCACTGCCCAAGCACTGCCACAGCCTTTGGGCTCTCCAAGGAGATCccattccagctgctcccccacAAGCTCTGTGGCCCACCCCAGCCCACCACCCACCCCCACCAGCTCATGTGGGTGCCACCAGGCACCTCTGCACTTTATATCCCTTAGAGCTGCCCAGTTCTCACAGACTGGCACGCTGGGGCAAACAGAAACTGCCAGCACAAGGCCAAGAGGTCCCTGAGGGATTATGGTGGCAAACAGAAACTTCCTTATTGCCCCGGAAGATGGCAGGAGATGGCTCGAGAACCTGGCACATCTGGGTGTGTGCCAAAGTGGAGGTTCTTCTTTTCCACCTGGGATACAGGgtgagggaaggcaggagggcaaagtCTCCCTGCAGGGACGTTGAGCAAACATCAGCCAGTGCCATGATGGGAGACGAACAGAGACCAAAATTCCTGGAGATTTGCAAGGTGCACTCTCCACCGGCATTACttgccccagggcacagcaggcaAAACCCTGTGTGGTGcaggagcctgtgctggcagggagtgGGCAGTGATCGGTAATTAGGAAAGGAGCCGCCCCCTCCTTCCTGGGAATTAGCATCGATGGGAACAGGTAGACGAAAAGAAGGAGGAGCTGCACCTCTTTGGGTTTGTGCTAGTAAAGGGGGTAAtaagaagcaaaagcaaattCATCCAGCATTAGTTGTCAAGGAGTGCCTGCTGTGGGGAATTACCCCTGCCTGCTGTAAAAGCTGGGACAGGATGTTCCCAGACTGGGGAGAAGAGGATATCCTTGAATGGCTCAGGCTGGTCCTGGGGAAGAAGTGAGGCAATGCACACTTTCCCTGGCACAGACTGCCTGCCTGACTCCCCTCCTCCTCAGAGATAAACCATCCTGAGTGCCAGCCTGACCTCAACAGTGCTTTCtaggcagctccctgccctaATTGTTTAGTGGGGATATCAGAGGAGGCGATGCAAGGGCTGTTcaagaggcagcaggcaggagctgccattGAACTGTGTGTTAATCATTAATGCTGCAccgggcagggacagcacaacAACCGTCACAGCAATCCTGGTACCCAGTCGAAGATTAATTTTCCACCTACTTTAAATGTGGGAACAGGAGGTGGCAGCCCTGtgtctgcaggcacagcagggaacagggacaggaatgggcTGGGTGCAGGGAAAGGACCCCTCTCAAAGCTGGGAACAAAGGGAGAAGCCAAGCAGAGCCCCTTCCTGGGAGCAGTTTGGGCACCTTGGCATTTGTGACTTTTTATTCATAAATGCTTTTGGCATTCATGGCTTTTTATGAGGCAGAGGGTGCTGAAAATTTAGGATCAGGTTTCTGGGCTGGGATGCAAgtggctgggcacagcatcACTGATTCCCTCCCACGGAGGGAAGGAGAtggggccagcagggagctAGTGATGACATCTCTCCATTCAAGAGGACTGGGTGTGTTATCCCAGAGGACTCTGGCTGGAAGGCTCTTCCCTCCATCTGTGGGGCACAGAGGAACCCATGTGCCATAGGAAGGGTCAGCCTAGACCTTGTCTCCCACATACCAGCCCTTCATCAGAGCACAGGGACTTCCTGCTTCCTCGGCACAGAGATCTCCAACAAAAAAACTATgatgcataaaaataaacaccacCGGAAACTATGCAAAATTCCCCACCCCCCACAAGCTCTGGAAAGGTCAAGTTTCATGCCAACactattttgcttttgtttaattatcagccagctcctgggaggTGGGGCAGCCCGGACAGGTTCTGCTTTGTAGGGCTGCACAAAGCCAGGGAGGCCGGGCTGGGGGCGATGCAGGGGCTGGGTGAGAAGTGCAGCTCGGGCAGCacgtgctgcagctgctgctgcatggggctgagctggggcagccactgGGTCGGACTTCAGGGTGGGCAGGTGAGGGGACAATGGCCTGgccagctcctgggacagctgggaatgctccagcagcagcaggaggcaccAGGAAGTGAGCGAGACCCCCCAAAAAGGGCAGGATGATGATGGCTCATCTAACAAGTGCCCCGGGGTGATGAACCCTGGcatcagcagcacctggagggcCAAGGCTCTCCATCAGCCTCCACAGGTTCTCCCCTTCAAGGGGTTAACCTGcttctgctctcctccctctgtTTCAGGAGGGAAGGCTCCTATAAAGGCAGTGGTTTGGAGGTGTTAGACCTGAGCCCAGTcgctctgcagggctctgcccccaGCAGGTGGATCTGCCTCTCGCCTTTGGTGCCGCAGGGCttggctgggcaggaggcagaTGTGGAGGTGAGAGCCCCTCACCAAGGCCCTGGGACTAAGTAAAACACTTCTGCCAGGGTGTTGCCCTGCCAGAAAggtcctggggaggggctgtgagcccagcctggctgcagggatcaGGCAGGGGAGCTGGATGGAGCTGGTCCACACTGGTGGCTGACACTCTCCCACTACCACTTTATTTCAGTCCTGTGGTCTCTGCCCCAGAAATGGgtgcatccccagccctccagGGTTCCCTGCCCCATAGGGCAGACATTTGGAGTGGTCTAGAGTGTGACAAGGCTGTAGATCTCAGGACACAGCACCTGGACGTGCCAGGAGGAAGACAGGAACGAGTCACCAGGCGGCTCGTCAGAGTTTCCATCAGTTGATGAAGATAAAAGTGATAAAGCTTGAGGAGGAAATAGCTCACAaacctgtgccagccctgctggcactgcatggcACTACACAGGGGacctctgctggcacaggcctGGGGCCACTGTCAGCCCACAGCCAggcctgtgcagccctgggcagagcaagCCACCAGGGGACAGGGGTCTGTCCTCTCCAGGCAGGACCCCAGAGCCAGGGACCCCAGCCCTGTACCCTGCACAGGGCCAGCTATGAAACACACGAGGCTCAACAGCTTTGCAATGTTTActcttgaaaaaataattccattgaGAAAGCATCAAACCCTGGTGATGccacacacccagccctgccacagctgccactcCTGAGCCTtgctggggggacagggagggatggagaacAGCACCCCGTGGGCCTGGCCTGGTGTGTAGAGAAGGGGGAGCCTAAAGCCCACCAGCTGAGTCCTGCTGTCACTGAGAGCAGGGAGCCACAGCCCTGTTtggcaggggaggagagggaactCATGTTTAGCCATCCCCTGTCCCTAGGAccaccttccccagccccaaCAGGAGCTGGGAAGAAGCCAAGCCTGAGCCCTACCTGAGAAGGGCAAGAGGATGCATTTAGTTTCCAGGGGAAGAGAGACTGAGCCTTGGGAACAGAGGTGCCAGGGAAGGGCAATGGAGAGCCATTGGGAAGTTCTACCACAGCAGGGCATGGGGAGCAAGCTACTTTTCCTCAGAAAGAAGTCaaatcccttttccttcctcataAAAGCCCTGCCTTACCCTGAGGGCTAGCACAGGGGCCCCCTGCCCActggctgccagagcacagTCCCATGgaagggcagcactggggtggctggggagggcaggcctGAGCCCCAGACCAGTACTGCAGCCTCAAGGGTGCCACTCTGCACGCTCCTGTTCCCccctgcatccatcccatcccatcccatccctgctgctggggcaggtaTGCAAAGGACTGTGAGGGCCAGAGTCCCTGCAGTCATGCTAGAGCTGTGCTGCATCCACACTGGGACCATCCTGGCCAAGAGGAGCTCCCTGCTTCACAAGTTTTCACTCCTGTTTTGGGTgagggagaaaagcagggaaCAGAGGGTGGAGCCAGGGGGACAAGAGACAAACCTCCCATGACTGCACCTGTGCAGCTCTCCATGCTGCTTCCTGTgatccatcccttccccagagcaataaataaataacttaGTGTAGTGTAGACCCCAATGCTCAGTTCACAGTGAGAAAATGAAGGGGAAGAGCCCCTGTTACCTTAGGGAAATGGCTGAGCAGAGAATGGATCTCCTGCTGCACAGAtgagaggaggagctgcactgAGCAAAGCGACCAGGACTGCCCCCCGGGGTGCAGGGGCATTAGTACCAAATggctggggatgggagggggCCCTGGGATCCTTCCTAAGGCACGGAaccccctccctgtccctctg
Proteins encoded:
- the TSPAN1 gene encoding tetraspanin-1, with product MGCFTFIKVMMILFNLAIFLSGGTLLGVGIWVKVDGESFLKIFGTLSSSILQVVNVAYLLIVIGAILLVIGFLGCYGAQKESKCLLMMFFSVVLIIFIAEVAAAVVALVFTGLAETLLTGLVTPLLKEKYGVDETFTQIWNVTMSEVHCCGLNNYTDFNNSYFYDTHHGYPGQCCDTQEPCNSTVAAKMAVQGCFKQILEEIRTNAGVAGGVAAGIAALEIAAMAVSMYLYCRLDEK